One genomic region from Clostridium saccharobutylicum DSM 13864 encodes:
- a CDS encoding APC family permease codes for MFKKIQSLLIGKALKTTELAGEKFNVIWGLPILSSDAISSVAYASEEILLVLVPVLGMYAYGSMIEIAIAISALLFVLIFSYRQIIDNYPHGGGSYIVASENIGKIPGLVAASSLMIDYVLTVAVSTCAGSAAITSAIPALLQHKALIAILLIGIITLGNLRGMKESARVFGTPTYLFILSIVIMIITGIFKVVILKEIPVQLYPLQQSTQDLTLLLFLKAFSSGCTALTGIEAVSDGIPNFKSPAQRNAKIVLAMLAGIVFIIFGGLSYLSTMYKAVPGQDITVIAQIAIQVFGQNSFMFFAVQATTAIILVLAANTAFSDLPLLLSILAKDGYVPRQLGSRGTRLSFSKGIIVLFLTSSFLVYIVDGSQHMLLSLYAVGVFISFTLSQFGMFKKWMKSKEGNWRHKAFINGLGATVTAATCIIIGIEKFAHGAWIVLICIPVIVTIMLRIRRHYNKVRDNLKIDLHSNELIIKEARTKHVIVPVQTINKSFIKSLNYALTMGENIEVYHVSTNEEETKKLIKKYGELGIAAQLIIENAPYRNINDKLVAYVQEKHKQLKKNEVITIVMPQFIIHKWWHQTLHNQTSLFLRRSILKMRNVVIVIVPYIINE; via the coding sequence ATGTTTAAAAAAATTCAATCATTATTGATTGGAAAAGCTCTTAAAACAACAGAATTAGCTGGTGAAAAATTTAATGTTATTTGGGGGTTGCCAATATTATCAAGTGATGCTATTTCATCGGTGGCTTATGCTAGTGAAGAAATATTATTAGTTCTTGTGCCTGTATTGGGCATGTATGCATATGGATCGATGATAGAAATAGCTATTGCAATTTCTGCTTTATTGTTTGTACTTATATTTTCATATAGACAAATAATTGATAATTATCCACATGGTGGAGGATCATATATTGTTGCTAGTGAGAATATAGGTAAAATACCAGGATTAGTAGCGGCGTCTTCTTTAATGATAGATTATGTTTTAACTGTTGCAGTTAGTACATGTGCAGGATCAGCAGCAATAACATCTGCAATTCCGGCACTTTTACAACATAAAGCTTTAATAGCTATTTTATTAATAGGAATAATAACTTTAGGTAATCTTAGAGGAATGAAGGAATCAGCTAGAGTATTTGGAACACCGACGTATTTATTTATATTATCAATAGTAATAATGATAATAACAGGAATTTTTAAAGTGGTAATTTTAAAAGAAATACCAGTGCAATTATATCCATTGCAACAATCTACACAAGATTTGACTTTATTGCTATTTTTAAAGGCCTTTTCTTCAGGGTGTACAGCATTAACTGGCATTGAAGCAGTAAGTGATGGAATTCCAAATTTTAAAAGTCCAGCACAAAGAAATGCTAAAATTGTATTAGCTATGTTAGCTGGGATTGTTTTTATAATATTTGGTGGATTATCATATTTATCAACAATGTATAAAGCAGTTCCTGGACAAGATATTACAGTAATAGCACAAATAGCAATTCAAGTTTTTGGACAAAATAGTTTTATGTTTTTTGCAGTACAAGCAACAACAGCAATTATTTTAGTACTTGCAGCTAATACAGCATTTTCAGACTTGCCTTTATTATTATCAATATTAGCAAAGGATGGATATGTACCAAGACAACTTGGAAGTAGAGGGACAAGATTAAGCTTTTCAAAAGGTATAATAGTACTATTTTTAACATCTTCATTCTTAGTATATATTGTAGATGGCAGTCAACACATGTTGCTATCATTATATGCAGTTGGTGTTTTTATATCATTCACATTATCACAGTTTGGAATGTTTAAAAAGTGGATGAAAAGTAAAGAAGGTAATTGGAGACATAAAGCTTTTATCAATGGATTAGGAGCAACTGTAACAGCAGCAACATGTATAATAATAGGAATAGAAAAATTCGCACATGGAGCGTGGATTGTACTTATATGTATACCAGTGATCGTGACAATTATGTTAAGAATTAGAAGGCATTATAATAAAGTAAGAGATAATCTTAAAATTGATTTACACTCAAATGAGTTAATTATAAAAGAAGCTAGAACTAAGCATGTTATTGTACCAGTTCAAACAATAAATAAATCCTTCATAAAAAGCTTAAATTATGCTTTAACTATGGGGGAAAATATAGAAGTTTATCATGTAAGTACAAATGAAGAGGAAACAAAGAAGTTAATAAAAAAATATGGTGAGCTAGGAATAGCTGCACAGCTTATAATAGAAAATGCACCATATAGAAATATTAATGATAAATTAGTTGCTTATGTACAAGAAAAACATAAACAATTAAAAAAGAATGAAGTAATTACAATAGTAATGCCTCAATTCATTATACATAAATGGTGGCATCAAACCTTACATAATCAAACATCTTTATTTTTAAGAAGATCAATATTAAAAATGAGAAATGTTGTAATAGTAATTGTACCTTACATAATTAATGAATAA
- a CDS encoding ABC transporter ATP-binding protein, translated as MNNDNNEIFNSNNEAVRNSNPANSNVNNSPILECRSLIKNFAGKEALKGIDLKIARGRIVGLLGPNGSGKSTLIKLANSLLTPTSGEILINGKKPGIETKKIVSYLPERTYLNDWMKVCDIIEFFEDFYDNFNSQRAYDMLQKLNINPNDKLKTMSKGTKEKVQLILVMSREADLYLLDEPIAGVDPAARDYILNTILNNYNENATIIICTHLISDIERILDDVVFISYGKIFLTKSVDEIRENEGMSVDALFREVFKC; from the coding sequence ATGAATAATGATAATAATGAAATTTTTAATAGTAATAATGAAGCTGTTAGAAACTCTAATCCCGCAAATAGTAACGTCAATAATAGCCCTATTTTAGAATGTAGAAGCTTAATTAAAAACTTCGCAGGTAAAGAAGCATTAAAAGGCATAGATTTAAAAATTGCACGTGGTAGAATTGTCGGACTTCTTGGACCTAATGGTAGTGGTAAAAGTACACTTATAAAACTTGCGAACTCTCTTTTAACTCCAACAAGTGGTGAAATATTGATCAATGGAAAAAAACCTGGAATTGAAACAAAAAAAATTGTTTCTTACTTACCAGAACGAACTTATCTAAATGATTGGATGAAAGTTTGTGACATTATTGAGTTTTTTGAAGATTTCTATGATAATTTTAATTCACAAAGAGCTTATGATATGCTCCAAAAGCTAAATATTAATCCTAATGATAAATTAAAAACTATGTCTAAAGGTACAAAGGAAAAGGTTCAACTTATACTAGTCATGAGTAGAGAAGCAGATCTTTATTTACTTGACGAACCTATAGCCGGTGTTGATCCTGCTGCTAGAGATTATATTTTAAATACAATATTAAACAACTATAATGAAAATGCAACTATTATTATATGCACTCACCTTATTTCAGATATAGAAAGAATATTAGATGATGTAGTATTTATATCTTACGGAAAAATATTCCTAACAAAAAGTGTTGATGAAATTAGAGAAAATGAAGGAATGAGTGTTGATGCTCTATTTAGGGAGGTATTTAAATGTTAG
- a CDS encoding GntR family transcriptional regulator, producing the protein MSWNFNDDRPIYIQLMEQIQLRILSGVYKVGEKLPSVRDMASDASVNPNTMQKALTELERTGLVFSQRTSGRFITEDRDMIKDIRDNLAKNQIEKFLHNMEEIGYTKKETIELIENLAEEMK; encoded by the coding sequence ATGTCATGGAATTTTAATGACGATAGACCTATTTATATTCAATTAATGGAACAAATACAACTTAGGATTTTATCTGGTGTATATAAAGTTGGAGAAAAACTTCCATCTGTTAGAGATATGGCAAGTGATGCATCAGTTAACCCTAATACCATGCAAAAAGCGCTTACAGAATTAGAACGAACTGGGTTAGTATTTAGTCAAAGAACAAGTGGTAGATTTATTACGGAGGACAGAGACATGATCAAAGATATTAGAGATAATTTAGCAAAAAATCAAATCGAAAAATTTCTTCACAATATGGAAGAGATAGGATATACAAAAAAAGAAACAATTGAATTAATAGAAAATTTAGCAGAGGAGATGAAATAA
- a CDS encoding PocR ligand-binding domain-containing protein, with amino-acid sequence MIKMLQNNQLDMDALEIQDIIDIKLLQRFQDDFAFAMNCASVTVDKNGDPVTNPSSYTRFCDKFIHSTKKGDDRCAASHKRMGEEAARTGQPYIGKCHAGLVDFAAPIIVEGKLIGTVLGGQMLTEPPKPHEFIQIAKEIDVDGNSLSESAREVNIVDLKHIEKAANVLFIVVNSLAKNGYNQIHLDMVSKKLANNFMQVSATVEELSASANNISTQQEDLNSEITQVGVITEQINSILDAIKGIAAQTKMLGLNASIEAARAGEVGKGFSVVAKEIRNLAENSKETAKSISDLTNKIQESVNGTIKNSQITLDTTKEQSKAMEAVSENIQDSVYIVDQLVNMMDNLK; translated from the coding sequence ATGATAAAAATGTTACAGAATAATCAATTGGATATGGATGCATTAGAAATACAAGACATAATTGATATCAAATTATTACAAAGATTTCAAGATGACTTTGCATTTGCAATGAATTGTGCCAGTGTTACTGTAGATAAAAATGGAGATCCAGTAACAAATCCTAGCTCTTACACAAGATTTTGCGATAAATTTATTCATTCAACTAAAAAGGGGGATGACAGATGTGCAGCTTCACACAAAAGAATGGGAGAAGAGGCAGCAAGGACAGGGCAACCTTATATAGGAAAATGTCATGCTGGGCTTGTGGATTTTGCTGCACCAATTATTGTTGAAGGAAAATTAATAGGAACAGTTTTGGGGGGACAAATGTTAACTGAACCTCCAAAACCGCATGAATTTATTCAGATTGCAAAAGAAATAGATGTAGATGGAAATTCGCTTTCTGAATCAGCAAGAGAAGTTAACATTGTAGATCTAAAACATATAGAAAAAGCTGCAAATGTATTATTTATTGTTGTAAACTCACTTGCTAAAAATGGATACAATCAAATTCATTTAGATATGGTATCCAAAAAATTAGCAAATAATTTTATGCAAGTATCTGCTACAGTGGAAGAACTTTCTGCATCAGCAAATAATATTTCAACTCAACAAGAAGATTTGAATAGTGAAATTACTCAAGTAGGAGTAATAACAGAACAGATTAATAGTATACTTGATGCAATAAAAGGAATAGCAGCTCAAACTAAAATGCTTGGTCTTAATGCGTCTATTGAAGCTGCACGTGCAGGAGAAGTAGGAAAAGGATTTTCTGTTGTTGCAAAAGAAATAAGAAATTTAGCTGAAAATTCAAAAGAAACAGCAAAGAGTATTTCAGATTTAACAAATAAAATACAGGAATCAGTTAATGGAACAATAAAGAATTCTCAAATAACTCTAGATACAACGAAAGAACAATCAAAAGCAATGGAAGCGGTTAGCGAGAATATTCAAGATTCTGTATATATTGTAGATCAATTGGTGAATATGATGGATAATTTAAAATAA
- the nadA gene encoding quinolinate synthase NadA encodes MGTDLIQKILKLKKEKNAVILAHYYQPAIIQELADFVGDSYYLSEIARDCKEEVIMFCGVRFMAESAKILSPQKTVLMPCASAGCSMADMASGKALLELKEKYPEAYVVCYINSTCNVKAHCDVAVTSSSALKILKNIPNKQIMFLPDRNLGEYVSEFFKEKEFILWDGFCRCHNKISKDDILKVKQEHNNAKVLVHPECPKEIRDMADYVGSTSGIINYATNDDGSEFIIGTEEGILHELTKKNPNKKFFIPGDRICCQDMKKTTLENLYDALLNMKNEMILDEDIRIKALKSLENMHLLGSAEATVILESEVR; translated from the coding sequence ATGGGAACGGATTTAATACAAAAAATTTTAAAGTTAAAAAAAGAAAAAAATGCAGTTATACTTGCTCATTACTATCAACCAGCAATAATACAAGAATTAGCAGACTTTGTGGGCGATTCATATTATTTGAGTGAAATAGCTAGAGATTGTAAAGAAGAAGTTATAATGTTTTGTGGAGTTAGATTTATGGCTGAAAGTGCAAAAATTTTATCACCACAAAAAACAGTTTTGATGCCATGTGCTAGTGCAGGATGCTCTATGGCAGATATGGCTAGTGGAAAAGCATTGCTAGAGTTAAAGGAGAAATATCCTGAGGCTTATGTTGTATGTTATATAAATTCAACATGTAATGTAAAAGCTCATTGCGATGTTGCAGTAACATCTTCAAGTGCATTAAAAATATTGAAAAACATACCTAATAAACAAATAATGTTTTTACCAGATAGGAATTTAGGAGAATATGTTTCGGAGTTTTTCAAAGAAAAGGAGTTTATATTATGGGATGGATTTTGTAGATGCCATAATAAAATAAGCAAGGATGATATATTAAAAGTAAAACAGGAACATAATAATGCTAAGGTTTTAGTTCATCCAGAATGTCCAAAGGAAATTAGAGATATGGCAGATTATGTAGGAAGTACAAGTGGAATAATAAATTATGCAACTAATGATGATGGAAGTGAATTTATAATAGGAACAGAAGAAGGAATTTTACACGAATTAACAAAGAAAAATCCAAATAAAAAATTCTTTATTCCTGGAGATAGGATATGCTGTCAAGACATGAAAAAGACAACCCTTGAAAATTTGTATGATGCCTTATTAAATATGAAAAATGAGATGATTTTAGATGAAGATATTAGAATAAAAGCTCTAAAATCACTAGAAAATATGCATCTTTTAGGATCTGCAGAAGCTACAGTAATATTAGAATCGGAAGTAAGATAG
- a CDS encoding L-aspartate oxidase, whose amino-acid sequence MNKFVDVLIVGSGVSGLYCALNLRSDLNVLVVCKDKISCTNTYLAQGGISVARGIEDIPLYIEDTLKAGKYKNDVEAVKVLTSESMDNIKQLIDMGLKFDRNDDGSLNFTKEGAHSINRIVHTKDNTGESTANILIDNVKHRENIAVYEYTYFIDIIERENECIGAILIKDDEQINVYAKSVVLATGGIGGLFNNSTNQRILKGDGIATAVKHNIELKDINYIQIHPTAFYDKEIDDKRLLISESLRGEGGKLTNISGERFVNELLPRDVVSEAVYKQIKETQTPYVNLDIRFLGREYIINRFSSIYEECLKRGTDITRECIKVSPAQHFFMGGIKVDLNSLTSMKKLYAVGESSCTGIHGANRLASNSLLEGLVFSRRAANLINSEIDNIENKVSVVKNIDKPLEKLSRENEELVRNTIKSMGGKLDDELLSHR is encoded by the coding sequence ATGAATAAATTTGTAGATGTATTAATAGTAGGCTCAGGGGTATCAGGTCTTTATTGTGCATTAAATTTAAGAAGTGATTTGAATGTATTAGTTGTATGCAAAGATAAAATAAGTTGTACTAATACTTATTTAGCACAAGGAGGTATATCTGTTGCAAGAGGTATAGAGGACATACCTTTATATATAGAAGACACTTTAAAAGCGGGAAAATATAAAAATGATGTTGAAGCAGTTAAAGTTTTAACATCAGAATCAATGGATAACATAAAACAATTAATAGATATGGGATTAAAATTTGATAGAAATGATGATGGAAGTTTAAATTTTACAAAAGAAGGTGCACATTCAATTAATAGAATAGTTCATACAAAAGATAACACAGGAGAAAGTACAGCTAACATCCTTATTGATAATGTAAAACATAGAGAGAATATAGCAGTTTATGAATATACTTATTTTATAGATATAATAGAAAGAGAGAATGAGTGTATCGGTGCTATATTAATAAAAGATGATGAACAAATAAATGTTTATGCAAAATCAGTAGTCCTTGCAACTGGGGGAATAGGAGGATTATTCAATAATTCAACCAATCAAAGAATACTAAAGGGTGATGGAATAGCAACTGCAGTAAAGCATAATATAGAGTTAAAAGATATAAATTATATTCAAATACATCCAACAGCTTTTTATGATAAGGAAATAGATGACAAAAGACTTTTAATATCTGAATCTTTAAGGGGAGAAGGAGGAAAGCTTACTAATATAAGTGGAGAAAGATTTGTAAATGAGCTTTTGCCTAGGGATGTAGTTTCAGAAGCAGTGTACAAGCAAATAAAAGAAACACAAACTCCCTATGTAAATTTAGATATAAGATTTTTAGGACGAGAATATATAATTAATAGATTTTCATCTATATATGAGGAATGTTTAAAAAGAGGAACAGATATAACTAGAGAATGTATTAAGGTATCTCCAGCTCAACACTTTTTTATGGGCGGAATAAAGGTTGATTTAAATTCATTGACATCTATGAAAAAATTATATGCAGTAGGAGAATCAAGCTGTACAGGAATTCATGGAGCTAATAGACTCGCAAGTAATTCTTTACTTGAAGGATTAGTATTTTCAAGGAGAGCTGCAAACTTAATAAATAGTGAAATAGACAATATAGAAAATAAAGTTTCAGTTGTAAAGAATATAGATAAGCCCTTAGAAAAACTATCAAGAGAAAATGAGGAATTGGTTAGAAATACGATAAAATCCATGGGAGGAAAATTAGATGATGAATTACTTAGTCATAGATAA
- the nadC gene encoding carboxylating nicotinate-nucleotide diphosphorylase, producing the protein MNYLVIDKIIRESLIEDAPNGDITTNAIVDENSISTVDLLCKEEGIIAGLEIYKRVFDILGDVQVKLCKKDGDKVYKAEKIAFLKGSTRNILLGERTALNLLQRMSGIATLTNKFVKEIEHTKTKLLDTRKTTPNLRILEKYSVKVGGGYNHRFNLSDGVMLKDNHIEAAGGIKNAVELARKNSSFVRKIEVETESIGMVKQALEAKVDIIMLDNMNLDLAKEVVEIINKRALIEFSGNVELNNIRQIAEIGVDYISVGALTHSAKILDLSMKNLKILN; encoded by the coding sequence ATGAATTACTTAGTCATAGATAAAATAATAAGAGAATCACTTATTGAAGATGCACCAAATGGAGATATTACAACTAATGCAATTGTAGATGAAAATAGTATATCAACGGTTGACCTATTATGCAAAGAAGAAGGAATAATAGCAGGATTAGAAATCTATAAAAGAGTATTTGATATCTTAGGAGATGTGCAAGTTAAGCTGTGCAAAAAAGATGGTGATAAAGTATACAAAGCAGAGAAGATTGCATTTTTAAAGGGAAGTACTAGAAATATACTATTAGGAGAGAGAACAGCACTAAATTTATTACAAAGAATGAGTGGTATAGCAACTTTAACTAACAAATTTGTAAAAGAAATAGAGCATACAAAGACTAAATTATTGGATACAAGAAAGACTACACCAAATCTTAGAATATTAGAAAAATATTCAGTAAAAGTTGGTGGAGGATATAATCATAGATTTAATCTATCAGATGGAGTTATGCTTAAAGATAATCATATAGAAGCAGCAGGTGGAATAAAAAATGCAGTAGAGTTAGCTAGAAAAAATTCTTCTTTTGTTAGAAAAATAGAAGTTGAGACTGAAAGTATAGGAATGGTAAAACAAGCCTTAGAAGCAAAAGTAGATATAATAATGCTTGATAATATGAATTTAGACTTAGCAAAAGAAGTTGTAGAAATTATAAATAAAAGAGCATTAATTGAATTTTCAGGAAATGTTGAATTAAATAATATTAGGCAGATAGCAGAAATAGGAGTAGATTACATTTCAGTAGGAGCATTAACTCATTCAGCAAAAATACTTGATTTAAGTATGAAAAATCTTAAAATTTTAAATTGA
- a CDS encoding HAMP domain-containing sensor histidine kinase, protein MKIKKRLTISNILMLIIPLVLIFGVASAMKEPFMKIYDKKNEEFKLKDPYAYAIQDKLRFEMDKIIRKEDLNDFIVEVQKFLEPKGYNLIVTYDGEIVSSDITDEDRKAISQIGDDVVFKSNSLVLEMNSTCFVKNSFKKDNKVINVIAINSSYVPVRFNMRDEMKNVMFGYIGVVFLISIIIITITNVILSSKIYKKLIKPLELLSYGSEQIKDGNLDFEMNYESDDEFGQVCSDFNDMRLRLKDSVEKQLKFEENRKQLVAGISHDLRTPLTAIKGYVEGLRDGIANTPEKQFKYLNTIYTKACDMDVLVDSLFLFSKLDTGSFPFKFNVMSASYYIESFYNIAKSEFYGKNIDICFENKCSNLTKIKVDFQEMNRVLFNIVENSIKYNNNILVKTKILLYETDDSVVIEVSDNGKGVLDEELKNLFVGFYRGDTSRTNPSEGSGLGLAIAKRIVEDHGGKISAYNMNGLIIKIILPKVIKVHENK, encoded by the coding sequence ATGAAGATAAAAAAGCGGTTAACAATTTCTAATATTCTGATGTTAATTATACCTCTTGTACTTATATTTGGAGTTGCAAGTGCTATGAAAGAACCTTTTATGAAAATATATGATAAAAAAAATGAAGAGTTTAAATTAAAAGACCCTTATGCATATGCAATTCAAGATAAATTAAGATTTGAAATGGATAAAATTATTCGTAAAGAGGATTTAAATGATTTTATAGTAGAGGTTCAAAAATTTCTTGAGCCTAAGGGATATAATTTAATAGTAACATATGATGGTGAAATTGTTTCATCCGATATTACCGATGAAGATAGGAAGGCAATTTCTCAAATTGGAGATGATGTGGTTTTTAAGTCTAATTCTTTAGTACTTGAAATGAATTCTACATGCTTTGTTAAAAATAGCTTTAAAAAAGATAACAAAGTTATTAATGTTATTGCAATAAATTCATCATATGTTCCAGTAAGATTTAATATGAGAGATGAAATGAAAAATGTTATGTTTGGTTATATAGGTGTTGTGTTTTTAATTTCGATTATTATAATTACTATTACGAATGTTATATTAAGTTCTAAAATTTATAAGAAATTAATAAAGCCGTTGGAACTTCTAAGTTATGGTTCGGAACAAATTAAAGATGGAAATCTTGATTTTGAAATGAATTATGAGAGTGATGATGAATTCGGACAAGTGTGCAGTGATTTTAATGATATGAGATTACGATTGAAGGATTCGGTTGAAAAACAATTAAAATTTGAAGAAAATAGAAAGCAATTAGTTGCAGGAATATCTCATGATTTACGTACACCTTTAACAGCAATTAAAGGGTATGTAGAAGGGTTACGTGATGGTATAGCGAACACCCCTGAAAAGCAATTTAAATATTTAAATACTATTTATACAAAAGCATGTGATATGGATGTACTTGTTGATAGTTTGTTTTTGTTTTCAAAATTAGATACAGGAAGTTTTCCTTTTAAGTTTAATGTTATGAGTGCAAGTTATTATATTGAAAGTTTTTATAATATTGCTAAAAGTGAGTTTTATGGAAAAAACATTGATATTTGTTTTGAAAATAAGTGTAGTAATTTAACTAAGATAAAAGTGGATTTTCAAGAAATGAATAGAGTTCTTTTCAATATAGTGGAAAATAGTATAAAATATAATAATAATATTTTAGTAAAGACAAAAATATTATTATATGAAACCGATGATTCAGTAGTTATAGAAGTCAGTGATAATGGCAAAGGGGTATTAGATGAAGAACTTAAAAATTTATTTGTTGGTTTCTATCGTGGAGATACATCACGTACAAATCCTAGTGAGGGAAGTGGATTAGGACTTGCCATAGCAAAACGTATTGTGGAAGATCATGGAGGTAAAATTTCAGCATACAATATGAATGGACTTATAATAAAAATAATACTTCCAAAAGTAATTAAGGTGCATGAAAATAAATAA
- a CDS encoding response regulator transcription factor, translating into MKRVLIIEDDKSIAELEQDYLEINGFEVEIAETGYIGVDFALNKEFDLILLDVMLPGKDGFKVCEEIRKSKEIPILMVTARKEDIYKIKGLGIGADDYIVKPFSPGELVARVNAHISRYERLTTIDKSNDNEHNSIKIGRLKILTKARRVYIDDEEIRLANKEFELLLFLCLNPNIVFSKDKLLDRIWGTESFGDTSTVTVHINRIREKIEIDSSNPQYIETVWGAGYRFNL; encoded by the coding sequence ATGAAACGTGTGTTAATAATAGAGGATGATAAGAGTATTGCAGAACTTGAACAAGATTATTTAGAGATTAACGGATTTGAAGTTGAAATTGCGGAAACTGGATATATTGGGGTGGATTTTGCACTAAATAAGGAATTTGATTTAATTTTACTAGATGTAATGCTTCCAGGTAAGGATGGATTTAAGGTCTGTGAAGAAATAAGAAAAAGCAAGGAAATTCCTATTTTAATGGTTACTGCTAGAAAGGAAGATATTTACAAGATAAAAGGGTTAGGAATTGGAGCTGATGATTATATTGTAAAGCCATTCAGCCCTGGTGAATTAGTTGCTAGAGTAAATGCACATATATCAAGATATGAACGTCTTACAACAATTGATAAAAGTAATGATAATGAACATAATTCAATTAAAATAGGCAGATTGAAGATTTTAACTAAAGCGAGACGCGTATATATAGATGATGAAGAGATAAGATTAGCTAATAAAGAGTTTGAATTATTGTTGTTCTTATGTCTAAATCCTAATATTGTATTCTCCAAGGATAAATTATTAGATAGAATTTGGGGAACAGAATCTTTTGGAGATACATCAACAGTTACAGTACATATTAATAGAATAAGAGAAAAAATTGAAATAGATAGTAGTAATCCTCAATACATAGAAACAGTATGGGGAGCAGGATATAGATTTAATTTATAA